The Glycine soja cultivar W05 chromosome 9, ASM419377v2, whole genome shotgun sequence sequence agataaatttttgtcattttttatcattacaaacataacattacaataatcacttaaaaatatatcgacaaacacaatttaaaacaaacataataataacgataatattgattatcaaccataatttatttatcacaatagaaattattcaaaataaacattataccagtttaccaaaaataaaacattgtaATAGTGACAGACAAAAGTTAACAACCGGATatatttgttacactttttatactttcggagattaagttttgtatttttatctttcaaggacatatttgttgataaattacacatttaaagataaaaatgattatttatcataaaaaatctcACTAACTAGAATtagtaagaaattaattaagaaattaaaaaaaaatctcgtgtgaaaattatgaaaaaaatataaaaaactataaataatataattctatatattttaataaaaacattttaatgaatattttttttaattttttaattaatattttaaaggcATTAATTAAAGTCAAAGGCTTCTTTccccctgtttttttttttttttggaagaagTGAAGGACAAATAACAGCAGAGAGAGATATTTTGCTAAAATACTTCaaagattttatgtttttgttttgctggCTTCAAATCCATCACTGTCCATTTTGTACAGGTTTAGTGACCTTGTTCCGTTCCACATTttttccttctcccttttcttgcccttttttgttgttggtgAAAGAGTGCCCTAGAGAACAAAGTTCCCGTTTTCAAAATTGAAGCTTTTGGGTCTCTGAGGTTTGATCTCTGCACAAGAACCTTGTTTTCTCATCTGGGTGTGTTGCTTTTGCCTCTGCTGGCTCGATATGGCTGTGGAAAACCAAAGGGAAGATGGGGGTTGTGATCGTTTTCCTGTGGGTATGCGTGTTCTTGCTGTGGATGACGACCCAATTTGCCTCAAGGTGTTGGAGAATCTCCTTCGCAAATGCCAGTATCATGGTTCGTTGCTTTTAATTCTTTTTGGTTAAGTAAAAATTCGTTTGTGCTCAACTTAGGACCATGTTGGTAGCCTTGACTTGTAAAGATTTATCCTTGTGTTGAATTGAACCTGTAATTCCCAGTCACTTTAATGCTTTAGATGCATCGTGCATCATGGATACTGTGTTTTGTGGCTTGTATATATTGACCTTACCTTCAAATTCCAATTTAAAATTTGGgttttttcttttgcaagaTTTGCAAATTCTTACTTCTCCTAAAGTTTAAGGCTTTGGAAcaaattagaatattttttgaTGACATTCTTTGTTTGTTGTATTTTAGAGCTATTAATGGATCAATCTGTGTAGGCTTTGGTTATGGGGTGAATTGATCTGCTTTGTTAGTTTATGATGCCTTTGACTTTGCCAAATCTCATGTCGGATTTGTGGTTGTTGTTGCAGTTACTACAACTAATCAGGCAGTTGAGGCACTGACAATGTTGAGGGAAAACAGAAATAAGTTTGACCTCGTTATCAGCGATGTGAATATGCCTGACATTGATGGATTTAAGCTCCTTGAGTTGGTGGGACTTGAAATGGACCTACCTGTCATCAGTAAGTTTACACTCCTTTTGTCTTGACATGCATTTGACCTGAGCTTTACTTATCCATATTCTGAGGTTTTGTTGTATAATTGATGAAGGTTATACCAATTACAACTTTAGTTTCCCCCAAAATTAGGGAGTTGATTTACCCATACAAGAATTAATTATTGTCATCCAAAAACTGAACTTGTGAAGAATTAAATGTCTAATCTTACAAAAATGGGTTGAATCAATTCACTGACTTAAACTTcaattgtttatttgtttatgatgtTCTAGTGTTGTCAGCACACGGTGATACAAAGCTGGTGATGAAGGGTGTTACACATGGTGCATGTGACTATTTGCTGAAACCTGTTCGAATTGAAGAGTTGAAGAACATATGGCAACATGTGGTTCGAAGAAAGAATTTTGATAGCAGGGATCAGAACAAGGCTTCCAATGAGGAGAAGGCTCCTAATTTTGCTGGGGGAGGTAGTCAAGGCCTAAGATCAGAAAACAGTGCTGACCAGAATAAAAGGCTTGGTAAAAAAAGGAAGGACCAaagtgatgaagaagaagaaggtgggGAAGAGAATGAAGATGATGAGGACCCCTCAGCACAGAAGAAAGCTCGTGTGGTTTGGTCTGTTGAGCTGCATAGAAAATTTGTTGCTGCAGTTAATCAACTGGGCCTAGATAGTGAGTTTCTGAAAGAAAAAATTTTACGTTTCCAAGTTGTTTGACTTGGTACCGTATAATTTCATACCTCAAAATGAGTACTATAATTCCTAATGTCAGGTTTATTCACCTTTTATTGCAGAGGCTGTTCCCAAGAAAATACTTGACCTAATGAATGTTGAAGGGCTTACAAGGGAAAATGTGGCAAGCCATCTACAGGTATAAAATCTTGGTTTTGTAGTTATCATAATTGTTCTATGCAGTCTTTGACAAATCAAGGAATGAAAATCTTTTAGATTGGATGATTCCTTAAATTTTTTGTGATGGAAATATTAGGAAAAGATAGTTTGTAGCGAAAATTAATAACTCTGAGAACTTTATAGCACATAGTATAAGTATTTtagatatttctttttcttgtaatAATATGTTTCGATAAAATATGgatagataaaattaaaaaaagggcTTGTTACTAATGGGACATTTAAGACTTCTAACCCAAGTGTTTGCTAGGTGATGGTTGTGCACCTGTTCCTGTTCATTTAATGCGGCAAAGTATATTTTTCATTACTGTGCCATATTAATTCTGTTGTCATTATGTATTGCAGAAATATAGACTCTATCTGAAAAAGGCAGCCCAGCAAGCTAACATGGTTGCTGCATTGGGTGGTAGTGATTCTTACCTACGTATAGGTTCAATAGATGGATATGGAGATTTTTGCACCTCATCTGGGTCTGGAAGGATTACAAACGCTACATTACCATCATATGCATCTACTGGAATTTTCAGTAGGCTGAATTCTCCAGCTGCCTTGAACATGAGAGGAATTAGTTCTTCTGCACTTATCCGGCCTGTTCAGTCTCAAAACATCAACAGCTCCTTAAACACACTTGGAAACATTCAGCCATCCATTTTTCCTGCAAATCAAAGCTCAAGTTTATTACAAGGAATTCCAACATCAATTGAGCTTAACCAATCTAAGCAAAGAAACTGTACAACTGGAATATCACAGTTAAGCCAAGTTGATTCAAGTGGATTTACAGTTGCCTCTGGCTTCCCAGACCATAGGGCTACTGTTAATGGTCCAAACAATTCTCTCCCGTGTGTctcaaataatcatataatGTTACAAGGAAATCCACAAACGCATGGCCCAGGAGCGTTTAGCAATCAGTCTTCTGTCAGAGCGGCTTCTTTGTGTGCTGAATCTTTTGACGTGGGCTTATGTGGTTCTTCTAATTTGTTGGATCATAATCGGTGCAATGATAACTGGCAGAATGCAGCTCAATTGTCTAAATTTCCTGCCAATTCCTTGCCACTTTGTGAGGCTTTCAGCAATGACCAACTGCCTCCCACTAGCATCAATGATTCGAACTCAAGTACTCATATTGGCAACAACAGTCCAGTTGATTTTTCTTCTAGGATGGGAATTTCTGTTCCTTTGGAGGACACCAGAAATGAGCTGAGATGCCAAGAGGGCTTGATTGGGAATATTGTACAGCCTTCAAGTTACACACCACGACAAAGGTGGGAAGAACATAAACTGGATTATAACCAAAACATGAGCTGTCCCTTTAATTCTGTAAATTCACACGCTTCCTCCAGTGGAGTGACAAGTTCTATGGGGCATGTTTTAAACCAAAATAATACAATTTGCAGCAATAGAGTTGATGCATCATCTTTGGTTGGCCAACTAAATGGAGCATCCCCATCAATCAGCCGGTGCACTGAAGTTGAGAAATTCTCTTCAGACATTCGACTGAAGCCAAATGAAGCCTACATTTTGGAGCAAATGAAGTCCCAAGATGGATTTATGCAGAATACTTTTGGGACCTTGGATGACATAATGGGTGTAATGGTCAAAAGGGTATGATTAAATAtcttacttttgtttttttcgaAAGAAACCAACAtgtttcatctttttctggTTATCGTGAAACTATTGAATTGCATATGATCGTAACAGATTGGTTTTTAGATTGTTATTATAATGAAAGAACAATTGTCCAACTTTGAATTTGACAGTTGCTTTTAGATCTTTCTGTAGCCTCGGTTTGTCACTTTGGTCTAGATAATCAATAACTGCATTTTATTATAGAAATCtacctttaaaaataattaattttttttgtatattttgataTACATAAAGTTTTGACTAGctgtttatgaaaaaaataaattaactcatAAACCTAAATACTTGCCATGGTTTTCTTTTATCTGATGATGCCATTTTGCAGTTTCTTTTAATACATCAGGTGCCTTTTCATTTGCAATGGAAAACCTGAAGGTTTAGGCAGCTTATAactagtaatttttattttaggttttGAGCCTTGTGTAAGGGCTTCCATATGTTGCTCCATCTTGTATTAGAAAGAAAGGAATGTTAACTGCGCATCTTTTTTCTGTATTAAGCTATTGCTAGTAATGGAATGAATTAGTGATGCAAATCTTGGAAATTGAAGACAAACCAATGTCAATTCAGTTCACAGTACATGACAAGTGATTAGtcattatatataatgttaCCAAATATAAACACAGATTCTGCAGTTATAAATGctgtaatgttttaaaaatggtAATTTACATTATTCCAACAAATTATCTAAATTACAATCACTCCATCTCTTGTTTCACAAGGTGGCCTGTATTGTCTTTTTACAATCCTCAAACTATATTGTATAATAATTACAAGTTACCACCACCCCCTCTCTTGTTTTGAGGTTGAGGTAGGTTTTTCAATGGTTGATAGTAGTACATATTTAACCAATTATAACCTTTGGTTTCTTTGGTAAATTTATCTCCTTAATAATTGATTTGGGGTGTCGGTGTGTGTCTAGAGCTATAAATAACTTGTATGATGACAGAAAATACCCTATGTGTTAATCATTTAATCTAATGCAAGACTATTATGCAGGAGCAAAATGAGTCGACATTGTTGGATGGAGAAATGGGATTTGATGCCTACCCTGTTGGATCATGCAACTGATTTCTTCTTAACCAGAACGAATCCAGGAGCAATAAAATCGTGAAACTTGCTCCAGTCTCTGAAACCGATTAATGTACACCTATTTTTATGTTCTGCtactaaatttattttcttggcCAACATTTTGTTGTTTCACTTATGGACTTTTGTTAGCCATCTGATCTGTTccatctttttttcctttcaatctGTAGTGTATCCCCATAAAAATTGTCTTTGgtttagataaaataattgtaatatgAATGTTTCTTGgtgctctttctttctcttgggtataaattttattatatgttatttCATAGATTCTTGATATAAAAGTATGAAGAAACTAAAAATGGAAAGGTAATATTCTGTGGCTGCTAACAATTTCAGTAGCTTGAATATGATATTAAACATTAATGTATATTTTGGACTTTTCTGGTATTGTTTTTGTGGTGCCTTTCCTTATAGTTATTTATTGATGTTACTTTTGTCTTTAATTAACGAGAACTTTTAAACCATTTTTAGAACATATTTatcctaaattttttaaattatacgactacttttctttttaaaagaaataataaaatttttatgttCCACTCTTTTTGCTTAAACAATCGTTATCCCACGATGATATTTGTGCACTAGAagatctattaaaaaaaattatgttcggGCAACTATATGATATTGGCAATTGCATTATGTTTTCAATGAATAGTTGAGGTAATTTCAGGTGAACATGAAAAATTCCATCTTTCCCTAAAAGTCAAACTCTGTATGCCGTGTTTTGTTTTGTGGctataaaatattac is a genomic window containing:
- the LOC114367870 gene encoding two-component response regulator ARR12-like; protein product: MAVENQREDGGCDRFPVGMRVLAVDDDPICLKVLENLLRKCQYHVTTTNQAVEALTMLRENRNKFDLVISDVNMPDIDGFKLLELVGLEMDLPVIMLSAHGDTKLVMKGVTHGACDYLLKPVRIEELKNIWQHVVRRKNFDSRDQNKASNEEKAPNFAGGGSQGLRSENSADQNKRLGKKRKDQSDEEEEGGEENEDDEDPSAQKKARVVWSVELHRKFVAAVNQLGLDKAVPKKILDLMNVEGLTRENVASHLQKYRLYLKKAAQQANMVAALGGSDSYLRIGSIDGYGDFCTSSGSGRITNATLPSYASTGIFSRLNSPAALNMRGISSSALIRPVQSQNINSSLNTLGNIQPSIFPANQSSSLLQGIPTSIELNQSKQRNCTTGISQLSQVDSSGFTVASGFPDHRATVNGPNNSLPCVSNNHIMLQGNPQTHGPGAFSNQSSVRAASLCAESFDVGLCGSSNLLDHNRCNDNWQNAAQLSKFPANSLPLCEAFSNDQLPPTSINDSNSSTHIGNNSPVDFSSRMGISVPLEDTRNELRCQEGLIGNIVQPSSYTPRQRWEEHKLDYNQNMSCPFNSVNSHASSSGVTSSMGHVLNQNNTICSNRVDASSLVGQLNGASPSISRCTEVEKFSSDIRLKPNEAYILEQMKSQDGFMQNTFGTLDDIMGVMVKREQNESTLLDGEMGFDAYPVGSCN